The Streptomyces sp. M92 nucleotide sequence GTACCACGGCGGCATGGTGGCGATGGTGCGACACCTGACGGGCGAGAGCCCGGAGGCGTACGTCGGCGACTCGGCCACCCCGGACCAGGTGAAGACGCGGACGCTGGGCGAGGAGACGCATCGCGTTTTCCGGGCGCGGGTGGTCAACCCGCGCTGGATGAGCGCCATGAGAAGGCACGGCTACAAGGGTGCTTTCGAGATGGCGGCGACTGTGGACTACCTCTTCGGGTATGACGCCACGGCCGGGGTCGTGGACGACTGGATGTACGAGAAGTTGTCTGCCGAGTACGTGTTCTCGCCCGAGAACCAGGCATTCATGCGGAAGTCCAACCCCTGGGCACTGCGCGGCATCACGGAAAGGCTGCTGGAGGCCGCCGACCGGGGTCTGTGGGCGGAGCCGGACCAGGAAACCCTGGACCGGCTCCGGGCGACCTACCTCGAACTTGAGGGGGATCTGGAGGGAGACGCGTGATCCCTCTGGAAAACCCCGCGAGTGCGGGGAGCGCACCGAGTACGTCTTGGACCCGGAGAAACGGGACGGACCACCCCCGCATCGGCGGGGAGCAGGCATTCACTGTCGCTGATCGACATGTGAATCGCGCGCATTTCTCGACTGAACCACCCGAAGGAGTGATCACCGCGTGAGCATGCCTTTTCCGTTCACTGCAGTCGTCGGACAGGACGACTTGCGTCTGGCACTACTCCTCAACGCGGTGAGCCCAGCCGTCGGTGGCGTCCTTGTGCGTGGTGAGAAGGGCACCGCGAAAAGCACCGCCGTACGCGCGCTGTCCGCGCTGCTGCCGCCGGTGGACGTCGTCTCCGGGTGCCGTTTCTCCTGCGACCCCGACTCCCCCGACCCGGGCTGCCCGGACGGTCCGCACGAGCCGGGTGCCTTCGCCTCGCGGCCGGCGCGGATGGTCGAGCTGCCCGTCGGCGCCTCCGAGGACCGGCTGGTGGGCGCCCTCGACATCGAGCGGGCGCTCGCGGAGGGCGTGAAGGCGTTCGAGCCGGGCCTCCTCGCTGACGCGCACCGCGGGATCCTCTACGTCGACGAAGTCAACTTGCTGCACGACCACCTCGTCGACTTGTTGCTGGACGCCGCCGCCATGGGCGCCTCCTATGTCGAGCGTGAGGGTGTGTCGGTGCGGCACGCCTCGAAGTTCCTGCTCGTCGGGACGATGAACCCTGAAGAGGGGGAGTTGAGGCCCCAATTGTTGGACCGGTTCGGTCTCACCGTCGAGGTCGCCGCCTCGCGCGAGCCCGACCAGCGCGTGGAGGTCGTACGGCGTCGGCTGGCCTACGACGACGACCCGGCCGGGTTCGCCGCGCGCTGGGCGGACGAGGAGGCCGCCGTACGGGCGCGGATCGTGGCGGCGCGGGCGCTGCTGCCGTCGGTGCGGCTGGGCGACGGGGCGCTGCGGCAGATCGCGGCGACCTGTGCCGCCTTCGAGGTGGACGGCATGCGCGCCGACATCGTCATGGCGCGGACCGCGACCGCGCTGGCGGCGTGGGCCGGGCGGACCGACGTACTGGCGGAGGACGTGCGGCAGGCCGCGCTGCTGGCACTGCCGCACCGGCGGCGGCGGAATCCGTTCGACGCGCCGGGGCTGGACGAGGACAAACTGGACGAGACGCTGGAGGAGTTCGGCGGGCAGGACGGGGACGGCGGTGGGGACGACGATCCCGACCCGGGTCCCGACGGCCCCGGTGGGCAGCCGGAGCCCGATGACGCGCCGCAGGGCGACGGTGACGCCGCCGCGCGGCCCGAGGCCGGGGAGGGCGGGGAGCCGCAGCCTGCCGGTGGTGCGGGTGAGCAGTCGCCCGCGCGTGCCGCCGAGCCGTTCCGGACCAAGGTGCTGAGCGTGCCGGGGCTCGGTGAGGGTGCCGCCGGGCGGCGTTCGCGGGCGCGGACCGAGCACGGGCGGACCACCGGGGCCCGGCGGCCGCAGGGTGCCCTGACCAAGCTGCATCTGGCCGCCACCGTGCAGGCCGCCGCCCCGCACCAGCGGGCGCGGGGACGGTCGGGGCCCGGCCTGGTGGTGCGGCGGGACGACCTGCGGCAGGCGAGCCGGGAGGGGCGCGAGGGCAATCTCGTGCTCTTCGTCGTCGATGCCTCCGGCTCGATGGCCGCGCGGCAGCGGATGAGCGCCGTGAAGGGTGCCGTGCTGTCGCTGCTGCTGGACGCCTACCAGCGGCGGGACAAGGTGGGACTGGTGACCTTCCGGGGTTCGGCGGCCGACGTCGCGCTGCCGCCGACCTCGTCGGTGGACGCGGCGGCGGTGCGGCTGGAGTCGCTGCCGACCGGGGGGCGTACGCCGCTCGCCGCCGGGCTGCTCAAGGCGCACGAGGTGCTGCGGGTCGAGCGGCTGCGGGACCCGGCGCGGCGGGCGCTGGTCGTGGTGGTGACGGACGGGCGGGCCACGGGTGGTCCCGAGCCCGTCGCGCTGGCGGGGCGGGCGGCGCGGCTGTTCGCGGCCGAGGGCACCGCGTCCGTGGTCGTGGACTGCGAGTCGGGGCCGGTGCGGCTGGGGCTGGCCGGGCGGCTCGCGGGTGAGCTGGGCGGTACGGCGGTGACGCTGGACGAGCTGCGGGCGGACTCGATCGCCGGCTTGGTGAGGGACGTGCAGGGGACGAGGAGGGCCGCGTAGTGCCGAAGGGGCAGCCGAGTGTCGTGCCGGACGACGGCCTGACGACCCGTCAGCGGCGTAATCGTCCGTTGGTCGTCGTGCACACGGGCATCGGGAAGGGCAAGTCCACCGCCGCCTTCGGGCTGGCGCTGCGCGCCTGGAACCAGGGGTGGCCGATCGGGGTGTTCCAGTTCGTCAAGTCGGCGAAGTGGAAGGTCGGCGAGGAGAACGCACTGCGGGTGCTCGGCGCCAGCGGTGAGGGCGGGTCCGTCGACTGGCACAAGATGGGCGAGGGCTGGTCCTGGGTCCAGCGGGACGCCCAGATGGACAACGAGGAGAAGGCCCGGGAGGGCTGGGAGCAGGTCAAACGGGACCTGGCCGCCGAGACGTACCGGCTGTACGTGCTGGACGAGTTCGCCTACCCGATGCACTGGGGCTGGGTCGACACCGACGAGGTGGTGTCGGTGCTGCGGGAGCGGCCCGGGACCCAGCACGTCGTGATCACCGGGCGGAACGCGCCGGAGAAGCTGGTGGAGTTCGCCGATCTCGTCACCGACATGTCCAAGGTCAAGCACCCGATGGACGCGGGGCAGAAGGGGCAGAGGGGCATCGAGTGGTGACCTCGTCCGCGTCCTCGTCGGTGCCCCGGCTGGTCGTCGCCGCGCCCTCCTCGGGGAGCGGCAAGACCACCGTCGCCACGGGGCTGATGGCCGCGCTCGCCGGGCGCGGGCTCGCCGTGTCGCCGCACAAGGTCGGGCCCGACTACATCGATCCCGGGTACCACGCGCTCGCCACCGGGCGGGTGGGGCGGAACCTGGACGCCTACCTGTGCGGGCCCGAGCTGATCGGGCCGTTGTTCCTGCACGGGGCGCGCGGGTGTGACATCGCCGTGGTCGAGGGCGTGATGGGGCTGTACGACGGGGCCGCCGGGGAGGGCGAGCTCGCGTCCACCGCGCAGGTCGCCAAGGTGTTGCGGGCGCCCGTCGTGCTCGTCGTGGACGCGTCGTCGCAGTCGCGGTCGGTGGCGGCGCTGGTGCACGGGTTCGTGTCCTTCGATCCGGAGGTGCGGATCGGGGGCGTGATCCTCAACAAGGTCGGGTCGGACCGGCACGAGGCGCTGCTGCGGGAGGCGGTGGACTCCGTCGGGGTGCCGGTGCTGGGGGTGTTGCGGCGGGCCGCGCAGGCGGAGACGCCGGCTCGGCATCTGGGGTTGGTGCCGGTGGCCGAACGGGGTTCGCAGGCGGTGGAGGCCGTTGCCGCGATGGCGGCGCAGGTGGCCGACGGGTGTGATCTGGAGGCGTTGGTCGGGCTGGCGCGGGGGGCCGGTGCGTTGTCCTGTGCGGCGTGGGATGCGGGTGACGCCTTGGTTTCCCCGCCCCCGCCGCCCCTTCCCGTCCCGTCCCTGGGGGCTGCGCCCCCAGACGGGCTGAAGTGCATTGCCGTTGCCGGTGGGGCCGCGTTCACGTTCTCCTACGCCGAGCACTCCGAGCTGCTCACCGCCGCCGGGGCCGAGGTCGTCACGTTCGATCCGTTGCGGGACGAGGAGCTGCCCGAGGGGACCGCCGGGCTCGTCGTCGGGGGCGGGTTCCCCGAGGTGTACGCCTCCGAGCTGTCCGCCAACGAGCCGCTGCGCAAGGCCGTCGCCGAGCTGGTGCTGGGCGGTGCTCCCGTCGCCGCCGAGTGCGCGGGGCTGCTGTACCTGTGCCGGGAGCTGGACGGGCTGCCTATGTGCGGGGTGCTGGACGCCTCGGCCCGGATGTCGGAGCGGCTGACGCTGGGATACCGGGACGCCGTGGCCGTGTCCGACAGTGCGCTGGCCGTCGCGGGGACGCGGATGCGGGGGCACGAGTTCCACCGGACCGTGGTGGAGCCGGGGGCCGGGGCCACGCCGGCATGGGGGATGCGGGCGCCCGAGCGGCGCGTCGAGGGATTCGTGGAGCGCGGTGTGCACGCGAGCTATCTGCACACGCACTGGGCGTCCGAGCCCGGTGTCGCCCGTCGGTTCGTGGAGAGGTGCCGAACGTCATGAGCAGCCGTCTGGTGGGGGTCGGGGTCGGCCCGGGTGACCCCGAGCTGGTGACCGTCAAGGGGGTCAACGCGCTGCGGGCCGCCGATGTCGTCGTCGTGCCCGTCATGGACACGGGTGAGCGGGGGCGCGCCGAGGCGACCGTGCTGCACTACGTGGGCGCCGAGAAGGTCGTACGGGTCGTGTTCGCGCTCAACGAGCGCACCGACCGGGCGCGGCGCGAGGCGGCCTGGGACGCGGCCGGGGAGCGGGTCGCCGGGCTGCTGCGGGAGTACGGGCGCGTCGCCTTCGCCACCATCGGCGACCCCAACGTGTACTCGACCTTCACCTACCTCGCGCAGACCGTCGGCGAGCTGGTGCCGGGCACCGTCGTGGAGACCGTGCCGGGGATCACCGCGATGCAGGACCTCGCGGCGCGGTCGGGGGCCGTGCTGACCGAGGGCACCGAGCCGCTGACGCTGGTGCCGGTGACGGCGGGCGCGGCCGTGCTCAAGGACGCGTTGAACGGGCCCGGGACCGTCGTCGCCTACAAGTTCGGCCGGCAGGCCGCCGAGGTGGCCGAGGCGCTGCGGGAGACCGGGCGGCTGGACGACGCCGTGTGGGGGTCGGCGCTGGGACTGCCCGAGGAGTCGGTACGGGCGGCCGCCGAGCTGGACGGCGGGCCGCTGCCCTACCTCTCGACGCTCATCGCGCCCGCCCGGCGCGAGGGCGGGCGGGGCGGGAAGTTGTGAACCGGGGCCGGTCACTCCGCCACGCCGACCACCAGCCAGATGAACGCCGCGCCCGCGACCGTGCACAGCAGCGTCGAGCGGGCCGGGTGCTCGTGGTGGGCCTCGGGGAGGATCTCGGCGGCGGCGAGGTAGAGCAGCGCACCGCCGAAGAGGCCGAGGTAGGCGCCGAGTACGCCTTCGGGGATCTCGAACAGGAGCGTGGACGCGGCACCGGCCACGGGGGCCACCGCGTCGGCGAACAGCATCGCGACGGCGCGGCGGCGGGCGTTCCCGTACAGGCTGGTGAGCGTGTAGGTGTTGAAGCCGTCCGCGAAGTCGTGGGCGATCACGGCCATCGCGACCGCCGCTCCCATGCCGCCGCCGACCTGGAAGGCCGCGCCGATCGCCACGCCGTCCATCGCGCTGTGCCCGACCATCGCGGCCGCGGCCGTCAGGCCCACCTCGGGCGAGCGGTGTCCGTGCTCCTCGGCGCCGTGCGCGGCGCGGCGGGCGGCCAGCAGGCGTTCCACCAGGTGCGCCAGCAGGAAGCCGGCGACGAAGAGCAGCAGCGCCTCGGGCACGCCGAACACCTCGTCGCCGGCCGCCTCCAGGGCTTCCGGCAGCAGGTCGAGGCCGACCACGCCCAGCATCAGGCCGCCGGCCAGACCGAGGACCAGGTGGCGCCGGTCGGTCACCCGCTGTGCCGTCCAGCCGCCGGCCAGCGTCATCAGGAACGCGCCGAGCGCGACGAAGACCGCCATGGGCCCTTGCTATCCGATCGGAGCGCGAATCCGTGCGCACGACAGCAGCAACGGCAGTAAGTATGCGTAGGAAAGGACCCCGTCCCATGGATTTCGTGGCCCGTGATGCCGCCGCCCGTACCGGCAAGGTGACCTTCGTCGGTGCCGGTCCCGGCGCCGCCGACCTGCTGACGTTCCGTGCGGCGCGCGCCATCGCCGAGGCCGACGTCGTGATCTGGGCGGCGAGCCTGGTGCAGGCGGAGGTGCTCCAGCACGCGCGGGAGGACGCGGAGGTTCTGGACTCGGCGACGATGTCGCTGGAGGACGTCGTGGCCGTCTACCGGCGGGCGTTGGCCCAGGGGCTGCGGGTGGCCCGTATCCACTCCGGCGACCCGGCGCTGTGGGGCGGTACGCAGGAGCAGCTGGACCGGTGCGCGGAGATCGGCATCGCGACCGAGGTCGTGCCCGGCGTCTCCGCCTTCTCCGCCGTGGCCGCGCTGGCGCAGCGTGAGCTGACGATCCCGGAGGTGGCGCAGTCCGTCGTCCTCACCCGGCTCGGCGGCGGCAAGACGCCGATGCCGCCCGGGGAGGAGGTCCGCGAGTTCGCGAAGCACGGGACGACCATGGCGGTGTTCCTGTCGGCGGCGCGCAGCGGGCAGCTGGTGCGGGAGCTGCTGGAGGGCGGGTACCCGACGGACACGCCGGTCGTCGTCGCTTACCAGGCCACCTGGCCGGAGGAGCTGGTCGTGCGGTGCACGGTCGGCACCCTGGAGGAGACGGTCAAGGAGCACAAGCTCTGGAAGCACACCCTGTTCCTGGTCGGTCCGGCCCTCGACGCGCACGGCACGCGCTCGCACCTGTACCACCCGGGGCACTTCCACGGTTACCGGAAGGCCGATCCAGAGGCGCGGCGTGAGCTGCGTGCGCGGGGTGCGAGCACGTGATCACCGTGGTGGGCATGGGCGCCGGTGCGCCCCCGGGCGCGGACGTCGCCGCCGGGGCGGAGCTGGTCGTCGGCGGGCGGCGGCACCTGGACGCCGTACGGCTGCCCGAGGGGGCCGAGCGGGTCGTCCTCGGGGCGCTGGCGCCCGCCCTGGACACGGTCGCGGAGTACGTCGCGAAGGAACGGCCGGTGGTCGTGCTGGCCTCCGGCGACCCGGGGTTCTTCGGGATCGTGCGGGTGCTGGCCGAGCGGTTCGGGGCTCAGCGGCTGGACGTGCGACCCGGGGTGTCCTCCGTGGCCGCCGCCTTCGCGCGCGCCGGGCTGCCGTGGGACGACGCCGTGGTGGCCAGCGCGCACGGGCGGGACCTGCGGACGGCGGTGAACCTGTGCCGGGCGCACCCGAAGGTCGCCGTGCTGACCGGGCCGGGGGCCGGTCCGGCGGAGCTGGGCGCCGCGCTGCGGGGGGACGCCCGGGTCCTGGTCGTCGCGTCCTCGCTGGGCTCCGGCGAGGAGCGGGTGGAGCGGGTGACGCCCGCCGAGGCCGCCGGGCGGGACTGGGGGTCGGCGGTGAGCGTGGTGCTGTGCCTGGACGAGGCGCGGGCGCTGGGGCCGGTGCGCTCGGTCGCCGGGCCGCGGACGGGCCCCGGTGGCTGGGCCCTGGACGAGACGGAGTTCGCCCACCGCGACTCGATGATCACCAAGTTCGAGGTGCGGGCGCTGGCGCTGGCCCGGCTCGGGCCCCGGCCCGGGGACCTGGTGTGGGACGTCGGGGCCGGCTCGGGGTCCGTGGCCGTGGAGTGCGCGCGGCTCGGCGCCGCCGTCACCGCCGTGGAGAAGACGCCGGACGGCGTGGAGCGGGTCCGCGCCAACGCCGCCGCGCACGGTCTGGACGTGCGGGTGGTGCACGGGGCGGCTCCCGCGGTGCTGTCCGGCCTGGATGCTCCGGACGATCCGGACGCCGTGTTCGTCGGGGGCGGCGGGCGCGAACTGCCGTCGATCGTCGCCGCCTGCGCGCGGCGCGCCCGGCGCGCCGTGGTCGTCGCGATGGCCGCGCTGGACCGGGTGCCGGCGGCCCGCGAGGCGCTGCTCGACGCCGGGCTGGAGTGTGACGGGGTGCTGCTGCAGTCGTCCCGGCTGGCACCGCTGCCGGGTGACGTGACCCGGCTCGCGGCCACCAATCCCGTGTTCCTGCTGTGGGGCGTCAGGCCGCACAGCCGTACCGAAGGAGTTGCCCCTTGATCGGCCTCATTTCCGCCACCGCGGCGGGAGCGGCGGCGCGGGACCGGCTGGCCGCGGCGTGGCCGGACCGCACGCGCGTGTACGGGGGTCCCGTCGCGGACGCCGTGCGGACCGCGTTCGCCGAGTGCGAGCAGCTCGTGTGCTTCCTGGCCACGGGGGCCGTGGTCCGGCTGGTGGCGCCGCTGCTGGACGACAAGCGGACGGACCCGGGTGTGGTCTGCGTCGACGAGGGCGGGCGGTTCGCCGTGTCGCTGGTCGGCGGCCACGGCGGCGGCGCCAACGAACTGGCCCGCGCGGTCGGCGGGGTACTGGGCGCGGAGCCGGTGGTGACGACGGCGACGGACGCCGTGGGCCTGCCCGGCCTGGACACGCTCGGGCTGCCCGTGGAGGGTGACGTCGCCGGGGTCTCGCGGGCCCTGCTGGACGGCGACCCGGTGGCGCTGCGGGCGGAGGTGAGCTGGCCGCTGCCGCCGCTGCCGGTCGCCGGGGACGGGGCGTACACGGTCCGGCTGACCGACCGTCTGGTGGAGCCGGCCGGGCGCGAGGCCGTACTGCGTCCGCCGTCCCTGGTGGTCGGCGTCGGCGCGTCGAAGGGCGCGCCGGTCGACGAGGTGCTCGGGCTGGTGGAGGACGCCCTGCGGGACGCCGGGCTGTCCGCCGCGTCGGTCGCCGAGCTGGCCACCGTGGACGCCAAGGCTCAGGAGCCCGGGATCGTGGGCGCCGCCGAGCGGCTGGGCGTGCCCCTGGTGACGTACGCCGCCGACGAGCTGGCGGGCGTCGAGGTGCCCAACCCCTCCGACGCCCCGCTCGCGGCCGTGGGCACGCCCTCGGTCGCGGAGGCGGCGGCGCTGGTGGGCGGCGGCGAACTGCTCGTGCCCAAGCGGAAGTCGGCGGCGTCGCCCGCGATGGCGACCTGCGCGGTCGTACGGCGGCCGGGGCGCGGGCGGCTCGCGGTGGTCGGGCTCGGGCCTGGCGCCCGGGACCTGGTGACGCCCCGCGCGCAGGCCGAGTTGCGGCGGGCGTCGGTGCTGGTCGGGCTCGACCAGTACGTCGACCAGATCCGCGACCTGCTGCGGCCCGGCACGCGCGTCCTGGAGTCGGGGCTCGGCGCCGAGGAGGAGCGGGCCCGGACAGCGGTCGAACAGGCCCGGCGCGGGCATGCCGTGGCGCTGATCGGCAGCGGGGACGCGGGGGTGTACGCCATGGCCTCGCCCGCGCTGGCGGAGGCGTCCGACGACATCGACGTGGTCGGGGTGCCGGGCGTGACGGCGGCGCTGGCGGCCGGGGCGATCCTGGGCGCGCCGCTCGGCCACGACCACGTGTCGATCAGCCTCTCCGACCTGCACACGCCGTGGGAGGTCATCGAGCGGCGGGTGCGGGCGGCGGCCGAGGCGGACATCGTCGTGACGTTCTACAACCCGCGCAGCCGGGGCCGGGACTGGCAGCTGCCCAAGGCGCTGGCGATCCTCGCGGAGCACCGGGAGCCGGCGACGCCGGTGGGTGTCGTGCGCAACGCGTCCCGCGCGGACGAGTCCAGCCGCCTCACCACGCTCGCCGGCCTCGACCCGGCGACGGTCGACATGATGACGGTCGTGACGGTGGGCAACACCGCGACCCGCCGGATCGCCGGGCGCATGGTGACGCCGCGCGGCTACCGGTGGCAGGAGGAACCGAAGTGAACCGTGTCGTCCATCCCATCGAGCAGGAGTCCTACCGGCGGCTGCGCGCCCGCCTGGACACCTCGCACTTCCCGCCGCTGACCCGGGCGGTGGTGGAGCGGGTCATCCACTCCGCCGCCGACCTGGAGTACGCGAGCGACCTCGTGACCGACGAGGCCGCGCTGGAGAAGGCCTACGCCGCGCTGCACGCCGGGGCGCCCGTCGTGGTGGACGTCGAGATGGTCGCGGCCGGGATCACCCGGCGGGAGACCGTCTGCCGGCTGAAGGACGCCGTGGCCGGGCCGGACCTGACCCGTTCGGCGCACGCGATCCGGCTCGCGTACGAGCAGGTCGGTCCCGGTGCCCTCTGGGTGATCGGCAACGCGCCGACCGCCCTGGAGGAGCTGCTCACCCTGGACGCCGACCCGGCGCTCGTCGTCGGTCTGCCCGTCGGCTTCGTCGGCGCGGCCGAGTCCAAGGCCGCGTTGCGCGACAGCGGACTGCCCGCCGTCAGCAACGTGTCCGAGAAGGGCGGCTCGGCGGTCGCCGCCGCCGCGCTCAACGCCCTGCTGTACCACCCCGCTCACTACCCCGAGCACTCCGAGTATCCCGAGCATTCCGAGCATTCCGAGGAGAAATCGTGACCACCCCCCCGCCCGCCCTGCTCGTCGCCGGACACGGCACCCGGGACGAGGCCGGAGCCGAGGCCTTCCGCGACTTCGTGCGCGAGCTGGGCCGCCGCCACCCCGAGCTGCCCGTCGCGGGCGGCTTCATCGAGCTGTCCCCGCCGCCGCTCGGCGAGGCGGTCACCGAGCTGGTCGAGCGCGGGGTGCGCCGGTTCGCCGCGGTGCCGCTGATGCTGGTGTCCGCCGGACACGCCAAGGGCGACATCCCGGCGGCGCTGTCCCGCGAGAAGGAGCGCCACCCCGGCATCTCGTACACGTACGGGCGTCCGCTGGGCCCGCACCCGGCGCTGCTGCGGGTGCTGGAGCGGCGGCTGGCCGAGGCGGTCGACCCGTCCTGGGAGCCGTCCGAGGTGACCGTGCTGCTGGTGGGGCGCGGGTCGACGGACCCGGACGCCAACGCCGAGGTGTTCAAGGCGGCGCGGCTGCTGTGGGAGGGGCGCGGGTACGGGGCCGTGGAGACGGCGTTCGTGTCGCTGGCGAAGCCGGACGTGCCCGGCGGCCTGGAGCGGTGCGTGCGGCTGGGGGCGCGGCGGGTCGTGGTGCTGCCGTACTTCCTGTTCACGGGCATCCTCCCGGACCGGGTCCGGCACCAGACCGAGGAGTGGGCCGCCGCGCACCCGGAGACCGAGGTGCGGTCGGCGGACGTCATCGGCCCGGAGCCGGAGCTGCTGGACCTGGTGTGGGAGCGGTACGAGGAGGCCGTGAAGGGCGACCTGAGGATGAACTGCGACTCCTGCGTGTACCGGATCGCGCTGCCGGGGTTCGAGGACAAGGTGGGGCTGCCGCAGCAGCCGCACTTCCACCCCGACGACGACGGTCATCACCACCACGGGCACCATCACGGGCATGGACACGCACACACCCACGCACACTGAGGCCGGGGGGCCGCACACCGGGCACCAGGGCCCCGACCTGCGGCACCACGGTGACGCCGAGGTGCGCGGCGACGGTTCGGCGCTGGTGGACCTCGCGGTGAACGTCCGCGCGGACACGCCCCCGGCCTGGCTGCGCGAGCACGTCGCCGGTTCGCTCGGCTCCCTCGCGGCCTACCCGGACGGGCGGGCCGCGCGGGCGGCGGTGGCGGCACGGCACGGGCTGCCGGTGGAGCGGGTGCTGCTGACGGCGGGCGCGGCGGAGGCGTTCGTGCTGCTGGCGCGGGCGCTGAAGGTGCGCCGGCCGGTCGTGGTGCACCCCCAGTTCACGGAGCCGGAGGCGGCGCTGCGGGACGCGGGGCACACGGTCGGCCGGGTGCTGCTGCGGGAGGCGGACGGTTTCCGGCTGGACCCGGCCGCCGTCCCCGAGGACGCGGACCTGGTGGTCGTCGGCAATCCGACGAACCCGACGTCGGTGCTGCACCCGGCGGACGCCCTCGCCGGGCTCGCCCGTCCCGGGCGGACGCTGGTCGTGGACGAGGCGTTCATGGACGCGGTACCGGACGAGCGGGAGGCGCTGGCCGGGCGCACGGACGTGCCCGGGCTGGTGGTCCTGCGCAGTCTCACCAAGACGTGGGGGCTGGCGGGGCTGCGCATCGGGTACGTCCTGGCGGCCCCGGACACGATCGCGGACCTGGAACGCGCCCAGCCCCTGTGGCCCGTGTCCACGCCCGCGCTGGCGGCGGCCGAGGCGTGCGTGGCGCCGCGTGCGCTGGCGGAGGCCGCCCACGCGGCCCACCGCATCGCCGCGGACCGGGCGCACCTGGTCGCCGGGCTGGCCGAGTTCGGCGGCGCCGGGCTGCGGGTCGTGGCTCCGGCCGAGGGTCCCTTCGTCCTCCTCCGCCTCCCGCGGGCCGCCGCCGTGCGCCACCGGCTGCGCGGTCTCGGGTACGCGGTGCGGCGCGGGGACACCTTCCCGGGGCTGGGCGAGGAGTGGCTGCGGCTGGCGGTACGGGGCCGGGCGACGACGGACGGCTTCCTGGGGGCGCTGGGGCGGGCGGTGGCGGAGTCTCCGTGAGCGGGGCGGGGACTTGCGGCCTGCGGAGCCTCACGGCCGTTCCGAGTGCCCTGCCCGGGCCGGACGCGCAGCCGTCCCCGTCGGGCCGACGGGACCGCACGCCCCTCCCATCGGCCCCCACGCGCCAGCTGGCGCCCACCGGTCAGGTACCGGTACCCGCGCGGACCGGCGTACGTCCGACAGGCACTCTTCCCGGGTCCCGTGCGCAGTCCCTCAGAACCTGCGCGCAGGAGCCGGACCGGCCCCACGCCCCCCAGGAGCCGTGCCGGGCCCGCGCGCCGGACTCCCGCGCCTCCCCCGGAGCTTCGCGCGGTGCTCCGCCTGGGGCCCCGCACGGTCTTGCTCCCTCCCGGAACCGGAACCGCCCGGCCGCCGCCGTCGCCGGTTCAGCCGCGCCTGCGCCGGGCCAGCACCAGGGAGCCGCCGCCCGCCAGGACCAGCGCGGCGGCGCCCGCGGCGATGTACGGGGTGGCGGAGCTGCCGCCGGTCTCGGCCAGGTCCGCCTCGGCGCGGGCGCCCTGGGGCTGGACGTCGGCGGCCGGTTCCGCCTCCTGCTCGGCGGCGGGGGGCTCCTCGCCCTTCGCCGGGGGCTGTGCGGCCTCCGATGCCGGGGCGGCCGGGGACTCACAGGTCGCCTCGGCCAGGGTCAGGGTGCCGTCGACCTCGGCGACGTTCAGGTCGAGCGGGTTGACGGACACCTCGAGTTCGAGCGCGGTGGCGGCGGCCGTGGTCGAGGTGGTCCGCGTCTTGGAGAGGTCGAGCCGCACCTCGCCGACGCCGGGCACTTTCACCTCCGTCGGCCCGCCGGTGGTCAGCGTGACCTTCTTGCCGAGGACGGTCACCGCGCCCAGCAGGTTGGCGTCGGCGACCGGCGCCTTCCCGGCCTCGCAGGTCGCCGTGGAGGTGACCTTCCCGACCTCGATCAGGGACAGCAGGGGCAGGCCCGGGACGTGCACCTTGGCGTGGGCCAGCTCGGTGCGGCCCTCGCTCTTCGCCGCGGTCGCCGTCGCCTTCGCCCGGGCCACGTCGGCGCGCAGGACGCTGAAGGGCTTGCCGCCGTCGACGCCGTCGAGGCGGGCGGTCAGCGCGGTCTTCTCGGCGCTCTGGGGTGCCCGCACCTCGTTGAGGGTGACCGTGAGCGGGACGT carries:
- a CDS encoding SCO1860 family LAETG-anchored protein, which produces MNGNTFRMPARRLVTAAAATALAVGPAALAGAGTAQATGDHGRASATVLRTGLDVSLLNKTVNVPLTVTLNEVRAPQSAEKTALTARLDGVDGGKPFSVLRADVARAKATATAAKSEGRTELAHAKVHVPGLPLLSLIEVGKVTSTATCEAGKAPVADANLLGAVTVLGKKVTLTTGGPTEVKVPGVGEVRLDLSKTRTTSTTAAATALELEVSVNPLDLNVAEVDGTLTLAEATCESPAAPASEAAQPPAKGEEPPAAEQEAEPAADVQPQGARAEADLAETGGSSATPYIAAGAAALVLAGGGSLVLARRRRG